One part of the Truepera radiovictrix DSM 17093 genome encodes these proteins:
- the tuf gene encoding elongation factor Tu codes for MAKATFERTKPHVNIGTVGHVDHGKTTLTAAITFTAAAADPTIETLSYDQIDKAPEEKARGITINTSHVEYQTAARHYSHVDCPGHADYVKNMITGAAQMDGAILVVSAADGPMPQTREHILLARQVGVPYIVVFMNKTDMVDDEELLELVEMEVRELLSSYDFPGDDIPVIKGSALKALEALTANPNTQRGEDEWVDKIWELLDAVDSYIPTPERDIDKPFLMPVEDVFTITGRGTVATGRVERGQVKTGEEVEIVGLSQTRKSVVTGVEMHRKTLDVGIAGDNVGVLLRGVQRDEIERGQVLAKPGSITPHTQFKGSVYVLKKEEGGRHSAFFSGYRPQFYFRTTDVTGVCTLPEGVEMVMPGDNVELSVELIKPIAMEEGLRFAIREGGRTVGAGVVTQVIK; via the coding sequence ATGGCGAAAGCGACGTTTGAGCGGACGAAACCGCACGTCAACATTGGGACGGTAGGGCACGTCGACCACGGGAAGACGACGCTAACGGCGGCGATCACGTTTACGGCGGCGGCGGCGGACCCGACGATCGAGACGCTGTCGTACGACCAGATCGACAAAGCGCCGGAGGAGAAGGCGCGGGGGATCACGATCAACACGTCGCACGTGGAGTACCAGACGGCGGCGCGGCACTACAGCCACGTGGACTGTCCGGGGCACGCGGACTACGTGAAGAACATGATCACGGGGGCGGCGCAGATGGACGGGGCGATCTTGGTGGTATCGGCGGCGGACGGGCCGATGCCGCAGACGCGGGAGCACATTTTGCTAGCGCGGCAGGTCGGGGTGCCGTACATCGTGGTGTTCATGAACAAGACGGACATGGTCGACGACGAGGAGCTGTTGGAGCTGGTCGAGATGGAGGTGCGGGAGCTGCTGTCGAGCTACGACTTTCCCGGGGACGACATTCCGGTGATCAAAGGGTCGGCTCTCAAAGCGCTCGAAGCGCTGACGGCGAACCCGAATACGCAGCGCGGGGAAGACGAGTGGGTGGACAAGATCTGGGAGCTCCTCGACGCGGTGGACAGCTACATACCGACGCCGGAGCGGGACATTGACAAGCCGTTTTTGATGCCGGTGGAGGACGTGTTTACGATCACGGGTCGCGGGACGGTAGCGACGGGGCGCGTGGAGCGTGGGCAGGTCAAGACGGGTGAAGAGGTGGAGATCGTGGGCTTGTCGCAGACGCGCAAGAGCGTGGTGACGGGGGTCGAGATGCACCGGAAGACGCTCGACGTGGGCATTGCGGGGGACAACGTGGGGGTGCTGCTGCGGGGCGTGCAGCGCGATGAGATCGAACGGGGGCAGGTGCTGGCGAAGCCGGGGTCGATCACGCCGCACACGCAGTTCAAGGGGTCGGTGTACGTGCTGAAGAAAGAGGAGGGGGGCCGGCACAGCGCGTTTTTCTCGGGGTACCGGCCGCAGTTTTACTTTCGCACGACCGACGTCACGGGGGTGTGCACGCTGCCCGAGGGGGTGGAGATGGTGATGCCGGGGGACAACGTGGAGCTCTCGGTCGAGCTCATCAAACCCATCGCCATGGAAGAGGGGCTGCGCTTCGCCATCCGCGAGGGCGGTCGCACCGTCGGCGCTGGCGTCGTCACCCAGGTGATTAAATAG
- a CDS encoding helix-turn-helix transcriptional regulator: MPTQKTTIYNRLAVLRAERGLSRQALADAVGVNYQTIGYLERGDYNPSLELAFRFAKLFGLPIEAIFSTEPLKPLSESLYAHRNGEASDDPDR; encoded by the coding sequence GTGCCGACCCAGAAAACCACCATCTACAACCGCCTGGCCGTGTTGCGCGCCGAGCGGGGGCTCTCGCGGCAAGCGCTCGCGGACGCCGTGGGGGTGAACTACCAAACCATCGGTTACTTGGAGCGCGGCGACTACAACCCCAGCCTCGAGCTCGCCTTTCGCTTCGCCAAGCTTTTCGGGCTGCCGATCGAGGCGATTTTTTCGACGGAGCCGCTGAAACCTTTGAGCGAATCGCTCTACGCCCACCGCAACGGCGAGGCCAGCGACGACCCCGACCGCTGA
- a CDS encoding sensor histidine kinase, which produces MISRRGIALRWRITLFTGLAIACFTALASLAAFAVVRASLIGDLRRALEEDVARVAREYDADAADAADAEDPLEGEAAEAPRLSSAATGGVIIHLYSSSGARIAASNEADEAAAGRGTLLIPTEVVLAAREGPLTWNGVFAGEPVSAALAPVSFGVAAVISPSGYIGAALEQLARMLVVVAGVLVLLSLLLGYLVAAAAARPVTQLANAAAQLDPSNLVTITYRGPDDEVGKLSSVLNDLILRLKASMDAQRAFLAETSHELRTPLTSLQGFLDRSVRRAPPSVRAELEDAQRIARSMSRLVADLLQLTRGQLVREYVPHLLDPHTDILKPVAEEFPGVRLESRPGGLLLGDPERLKQLVRNLTANAVKATGNPRKVTLGLVTTDEHVVLIVRDRGPGIPEEVLPHIFEKFYKGAGGGAGLGLAIAKQITDVHGGMIEVESVQGRGTTFRVTLPAFSEEFDELPGGVEGNAGRPVVSER; this is translated from the coding sequence ATGATCTCTCGCCGCGGTATCGCCCTGCGCTGGCGCATCACCCTCTTTACGGGTCTGGCGATCGCCTGCTTTACGGCGCTAGCGTCGCTCGCGGCCTTCGCGGTGGTGCGGGCGAGCCTGATCGGGGACCTGCGGCGAGCGCTCGAGGAGGACGTCGCGCGGGTCGCCCGCGAGTACGACGCCGATGCCGCCGACGCTGCCGACGCCGAGGACCCGCTCGAGGGTGAGGCCGCCGAAGCGCCGCGGCTGAGCAGCGCGGCCACCGGCGGGGTCATCATCCACCTCTACAGCAGCTCGGGGGCGCGCATCGCCGCCTCCAACGAGGCGGATGAGGCGGCCGCGGGGCGCGGCACGCTGCTTATTCCTACCGAGGTGGTGCTCGCCGCGCGCGAGGGTCCGCTGACCTGGAACGGTGTGTTCGCCGGTGAACCCGTGAGCGCGGCGCTCGCACCCGTGTCGTTCGGGGTGGCCGCCGTGATCTCGCCCTCGGGGTACATCGGGGCGGCGCTCGAGCAGCTCGCCCGCATGCTCGTGGTCGTGGCGGGCGTTCTCGTGCTCCTCAGCCTGTTGCTCGGTTACCTCGTGGCCGCTGCCGCCGCGCGCCCCGTGACGCAGCTCGCGAACGCCGCCGCCCAGCTCGACCCGAGCAACCTCGTGACGATCACGTACCGCGGCCCCGACGACGAGGTCGGCAAGCTGAGCAGCGTGCTCAACGACCTTATCCTGCGCCTCAAAGCCTCGATGGACGCGCAGCGCGCCTTTCTCGCCGAGACGAGCCACGAGCTGCGCACGCCCTTAACCAGCTTGCAGGGGTTTTTGGACCGTTCGGTGCGGCGCGCCCCCCCCTCGGTGCGGGCCGAGCTCGAGGACGCGCAGCGCATCGCCCGTTCGATGTCGCGGCTTGTCGCCGACCTTTTGCAGCTCACGCGCGGTCAGCTCGTGCGCGAGTACGTCCCGCACCTTCTAGACCCGCACACCGACATCCTCAAACCCGTGGCTGAAGAGTTTCCGGGGGTGCGGCTCGAGTCGCGCCCGGGGGGGCTGTTGCTCGGCGACCCGGAGCGGCTCAAACAGCTCGTGCGCAACCTGACCGCCAACGCCGTCAAAGCGACCGGCAACCCGCGCAAAGTCACCCTGGGGCTCGTGACGACCGACGAACACGTCGTGCTGATCGTGCGCGACCGCGGCCCCGGTATCCCCGAGGAGGTGCTGCCGCACATCTTCGAAAAGTTCTACAAGGGTGCCGGCGGGGGTGCGGGGTTGGGGCTCGCGATCGCCAAGCAGATCACCGACGTCCACGGCGGGATGATCGAGGTCGAGAGCGTCCAGGGGCGTGGGACGACCTTCCGGGTCACCCTGCCGGCCTTTTCCGAGGAGTTCGACGAGCTGCCTGGGGGCGTTGAGGGCAACGCGGGACGGCCGGTCGTGAGCGAGCGCTGA
- a CDS encoding DNA polymerase/3'-5' exonuclease PolX yields the protein MTEPPSPPAATLWPDKKSLVRQLLEVSRLLEVLGAEPYRAAAYAGAARRLEAYEGDLTPLLEAGRLTEVRGVGPGVAAAVEALRGRGAPQLPLLEALYAEVPEGVLGLLRVAGLGPKKVRALWQAGIADLDALLAAAGDGRLAKVRGFGAKSAAAVTAAARFALEARERERLDEAEVRAARFEALCKTLAPEATLERAGELRRALETVGALSFVVTGLPVTVLAERLASLGATPSEGGELHLSFEGRPLELWCADAEALGAALACRTGSEAFVAALAAHAAAKGLRLTPAGLLRGETLLPTPTEAALWTQLGLPMVPPERREGGLVGDEALVTLTDIRGLVHNHTTWSDGACSLDEMVAAARALGYRYLALADHSRTSYYANGLSVERVFEQARAVARLREALDRDGADFKVLHGLEVDILPDGSLDYPDEVLAKLDYTVISVHQHFTLDKVKQTERLVRAVQHPYASILGHLTGRLLLRRPPYEVDVMAVLAACAEAGTVVEINANPRRLDLDWRLVARAKALGCRFAIDPDAHHVDGYHDLRYGVLMARKAGLSAIDVVNTAPDAGAFLARLKPSRAPVGG from the coding sequence ATGACCGAGCCCCCCTCACCCCCCGCGGCCACCCTCTGGCCCGATAAAAAGTCGCTCGTACGGCAGCTTTTGGAGGTCTCGCGCCTCCTCGAGGTGCTCGGCGCCGAGCCCTACCGCGCCGCGGCCTACGCGGGGGCGGCGCGGCGGCTCGAGGCGTACGAGGGCGACCTCACACCCCTGCTCGAAGCGGGGCGCCTGACCGAGGTGCGCGGCGTCGGACCGGGGGTCGCGGCCGCCGTAGAGGCTTTGAGGGGGCGCGGTGCGCCGCAGCTCCCCCTCTTGGAGGCGCTCTACGCGGAGGTGCCGGAGGGGGTGCTCGGACTCCTGCGGGTCGCGGGGTTGGGCCCCAAAAAGGTGCGGGCGCTCTGGCAGGCGGGGATTGCCGACCTCGACGCGCTCCTCGCGGCGGCGGGGGACGGTCGCCTGGCCAAGGTGCGCGGCTTTGGCGCCAAGAGCGCCGCCGCCGTCACGGCGGCCGCCCGCTTCGCGCTCGAAGCGCGCGAGCGCGAGCGCCTCGACGAGGCCGAGGTGCGCGCCGCGCGTTTCGAGGCGCTTTGCAAAACGCTCGCACCGGAAGCGACGCTCGAGCGCGCCGGGGAGCTGCGGCGTGCGCTCGAGACCGTCGGGGCGCTTTCGTTCGTGGTGACTGGGCTCCCTGTGACGGTGCTCGCAGAGCGCCTCGCTTCGCTCGGGGCCACCCCGAGCGAGGGGGGAGAGCTGCACCTGAGCTTTGAGGGGCGGCCCCTTGAGCTGTGGTGCGCCGACGCGGAGGCTCTAGGTGCCGCGCTCGCCTGCCGCACCGGCAGCGAGGCGTTCGTCGCGGCGCTCGCGGCGCACGCCGCCGCCAAGGGATTGCGGCTCACCCCCGCGGGGCTGCTGCGGGGTGAGACGCTGCTGCCGACCCCCACCGAAGCGGCGCTCTGGACCCAGCTAGGTCTCCCGATGGTCCCCCCCGAGCGGCGCGAGGGGGGGCTGGTGGGCGACGAGGCGCTCGTCACGCTGACGGACATCCGCGGGCTCGTCCACAACCACACGACCTGGTCCGACGGCGCCTGTTCGCTCGACGAGATGGTGGCGGCGGCGCGCGCCCTCGGCTACCGCTACCTGGCCCTGGCCGATCACTCCCGCACCTCGTACTACGCCAACGGCTTAAGCGTGGAGCGCGTCTTCGAGCAGGCCAGAGCGGTCGCGCGCCTCCGCGAGGCGCTCGACCGCGACGGCGCGGACTTTAAGGTGCTGCACGGGCTCGAGGTAGACATCCTCCCCGACGGCTCGCTCGACTACCCCGACGAGGTCTTGGCCAAGCTCGACTACACCGTGATCAGCGTGCATCAGCACTTCACGCTCGACAAAGTCAAGCAGACCGAGCGCTTGGTGCGCGCGGTGCAGCACCCTTACGCGAGCATTTTGGGGCACCTAACCGGCCGCCTCCTCCTGCGTCGCCCCCCCTACGAGGTCGACGTCATGGCGGTGCTAGCGGCGTGCGCCGAAGCCGGCACCGTCGTCGAGATCAACGCTAACCCCCGCCGTTTGGACCTCGACTGGCGCCTCGTCGCGCGCGCCAAAGCGCTCGGCTGCCGCTTTGCAATCGACCCCGACGCCCACCACGTCGACGGCTACCACGACCTCCGCTACGGCGTCCTGATGGCCCGCAAGGCCGGTCTCAGCGCGATTGACGTTGTCAACACCGCTCCCGACGCCGGCGCCTTTCTCGCGCGCCTGAAGCCCTCTCGCGCGCCGGTCGGGGGCTGA
- the dcd gene encoding dCTP deaminase, translated as MSIKPDWWIRERARAGMIEPFEDRLVRQGVISYGLSSFGYDLRAAPEWRVFVNAFNTVVDPKNFDLRGLVETSGDTCIIPPNSFVLTRSVEYLRVPDDVMVVALGKSSYARCGIVANVTPLEPGWEGHVTLELSNTTPLPAKVYAGEGIVQLLFFQGERPEVTYAERKGKYQGQRGVTLPKL; from the coding sequence ATGAGCATCAAACCGGACTGGTGGATTCGGGAGCGCGCGCGCGCGGGGATGATCGAACCCTTCGAGGACCGGCTCGTGCGGCAAGGGGTCATCTCGTACGGGCTCTCGTCGTTCGGCTACGACCTGCGCGCCGCCCCCGAATGGCGGGTTTTCGTCAACGCCTTTAACACCGTCGTCGACCCCAAAAACTTCGACCTGCGCGGGCTTGTCGAGACGAGCGGCGACACCTGCATCATCCCCCCCAACTCGTTCGTGCTGACCCGGAGCGTCGAGTACCTGCGCGTCCCCGACGACGTGATGGTCGTCGCCCTCGGCAAGTCGAGCTACGCGCGCTGCGGCATCGTCGCCAACGTCACGCCGCTCGAGCCCGGTTGGGAGGGGCACGTCACCCTCGAGCTCTCCAACACCACCCCGCTCCCCGCCAAGGTCTACGCGGGTGAGGGCATCGTGCAGCTCCTCTTTTTCCAGGGGGAGCGGCCGGAGGTCACCTACGCCGAACGCAAGGGCAAGTATCAGGGGCAGCGCGGGGTGACGCTCCCGAAGCTGTGA
- the truB gene encoding tRNA pseudouridine(55) synthase TruB — MPVYIVDKPLGLTSHDVVAHARKALRTRQVGHAGTLDPLATGVLVLLTHEATKLSPFLSGSDKAYLAWVAFGASTPTLDTEGPISETGDASQLTAERVAAALPPFLALTEQRPPQYSAVKRGGVKGYEAARRGEALELGARPAGYRRLELLGFAPTRDALPSPVPATLPEPLGALPTALLKLEVRAGTYVRAFARDLGAALGVPAHLAGLVRTRAGRFSLADALPLTALGEAAGRPLADALPYPLLTLSQQEALRVRQGQPPALREALDVGARVGLVDPEGQLVAVAERQEGRLKLLRVWV; from the coding sequence ATGCCCGTCTACATCGTCGATAAACCCTTGGGGCTCACCTCGCACGACGTGGTCGCGCACGCGCGCAAGGCGCTTAGGACGCGTCAGGTCGGCCACGCGGGGACGCTCGACCCGCTCGCGACGGGGGTGCTCGTGCTGCTCACCCACGAGGCGACCAAGCTCTCCCCCTTTCTGAGCGGCTCGGACAAGGCGTACCTGGCGTGGGTCGCGTTCGGCGCGAGCACCCCGACCTTGGACACCGAGGGGCCCATCAGCGAGACGGGCGACGCCTCGCAGCTCACGGCCGAACGCGTCGCGGCGGCGCTGCCGCCCTTTTTAGCGCTCACCGAGCAGAGGCCGCCGCAGTACTCGGCGGTCAAGCGGGGCGGGGTCAAGGGGTATGAAGCGGCGCGACGCGGGGAGGCGCTCGAGCTCGGCGCGCGGCCGGCGGGGTACCGGCGGCTCGAGCTGCTCGGCTTCGCCCCCACCCGCGACGCCCTGCCTAGCCCCGTCCCCGCGACCCTACCCGAACCGCTCGGCGCTCTCCCCACAGCGCTCCTTAAGCTCGAGGTGCGAGCCGGCACCTACGTCCGCGCCTTCGCCAGGGATCTCGGCGCCGCGCTCGGCGTCCCCGCCCACCTCGCCGGCCTCGTCCGGACGCGCGCGGGGCGGTTTTCCCTCGCCGACGCGCTCCCCCTAACCGCGCTCGGCGAGGCCGCGGGTCGCCCCCTCGCCGACGCGCTCCCCTACCCCTTGCTCACGCTCAGCCAACAGGAGGCGCTGCGGGTGCGGCAGGGCCAACCCCCCGCGCTGCGTGAGGCGCTCGACGTCGGTGCCCGCGTCGGCCTCGTCGACCCCGAGGGCCAGCTCGTCGCCGTCGCCGAACGCCAGGAAGGCCGGCTTAAACTGCTGCGGGTGTGGGTGTAA
- a CDS encoding response regulator transcription factor, whose translation MSQSKHILIVEDDLDISRLLTLELEEAGFRVTACETGMRGLAAVRELNPDLIVLDLGLPDLSGAEIARRVRKTSSTPIIILTAADDVATKVEMLNAGADDYLAKPFHTEELLARIRVQLRHQNAGSAQTVGDMVIDINRRQLYWDKQEIRLSPREFDLLVYLCGSPGRVYTRQEIEQNVWGEELPPSSNVVDVHIANIRAKLRDAGGYGLIRTVRGIGYAIKS comes from the coding sequence ATGAGCCAAAGCAAGCACATCTTAATCGTGGAGGATGATCTAGATATCAGCCGCCTCCTAACCCTCGAGCTCGAGGAGGCGGGGTTCCGGGTGACGGCGTGCGAAACGGGGATGCGCGGGCTCGCCGCCGTGCGCGAGCTAAACCCCGACCTGATCGTGCTCGACCTGGGGTTGCCCGACCTTAGCGGCGCCGAGATCGCGCGCCGCGTGCGCAAAACGAGCAGCACGCCGATCATCATCCTGACCGCGGCCGACGACGTCGCGACGAAGGTGGAGATGCTCAATGCCGGCGCCGACGACTACCTCGCCAAGCCCTTTCACACCGAGGAGCTGCTGGCCCGGATCCGCGTGCAGCTCCGCCACCAGAACGCGGGTTCGGCGCAGACTGTCGGCGATATGGTCATCGACATCAACCGGCGGCAGCTCTACTGGGACAAGCAGGAGATCCGCCTCTCGCCGCGCGAGTTCGACCTCTTGGTCTACCTCTGCGGTTCGCCGGGGCGCGTCTACACCCGCCAGGAGATCGAGCAGAACGTCTGGGGCGAAGAGTTACCGCCCTCGTCGAACGTCGTGGACGTCCACATCGCGAATATCCGTGCCAAGCTGCGCGACGCGGGCGGTTACGGCCTTATCCGGACGGTGCGCGGGATCGGCTACGCCATCAAGAGTTGA
- the ald gene encoding alanine dehydrogenase: MNIGIPKEVKRHEYRVSATPGIVGALVKRGHTVVVESGAGEGSSFEDAAYEAAGARIVGSAAEAWAQEMVLKVKEPVAQEYGFLRDDLLLFTYLHLAADRPLTEALLAAGTTAIAYETVQLPNGTLPLLTPMSEVAGRMAPQVGAYHLERFLGGRGVLLGGVPGVQAGEVVILGGGVVGTNAAKIALGLGARVSIMDISHARLQYLDDVFGGRVQTLASNPGNIAEAVQRADLLIGAVLIPGAKAPHLVTREMLATMKRGSVIVDVAVDQGGCIETIRPTTHDEPTYVVDGVVHYGVANMPGAVPNTSTVALSNQTLPYTLALAEKGLGALHEDRALLQGLNTHKGQLTYKAVGEAFGIATVAPETALAEAPLLA, translated from the coding sequence ATGAATATCGGTATCCCCAAAGAGGTCAAACGGCACGAGTACCGCGTCTCGGCCACCCCCGGCATCGTGGGGGCGCTCGTCAAGCGCGGGCACACGGTCGTGGTCGAGAGCGGCGCGGGCGAGGGCAGCTCGTTCGAGGACGCCGCCTACGAAGCGGCGGGCGCGCGCATCGTCGGGAGCGCGGCGGAGGCGTGGGCGCAGGAGATGGTCCTCAAGGTCAAAGAGCCCGTGGCGCAGGAGTACGGCTTTTTACGCGACGACCTGCTGCTCTTTACCTACCTCCACCTCGCCGCCGACAGACCTCTCACCGAGGCGCTCTTGGCCGCCGGAACGACCGCCATCGCCTACGAGACGGTGCAGCTCCCCAACGGGACGCTGCCGCTGCTCACGCCCATGAGCGAGGTCGCCGGGCGCATGGCCCCGCAGGTCGGCGCGTACCACTTGGAGCGCTTTCTGGGGGGTCGCGGGGTCCTCTTGGGGGGTGTACCGGGGGTCCAAGCGGGTGAGGTCGTCATCTTGGGGGGCGGCGTCGTCGGGACAAACGCCGCGAAGATCGCTCTCGGTCTGGGCGCGCGGGTGAGCATCATGGACATCTCGCACGCGCGGCTGCAGTACCTCGACGACGTCTTCGGCGGGCGCGTGCAGACCCTGGCCAGCAACCCGGGCAACATCGCCGAGGCCGTGCAGCGCGCCGACTTGCTGATCGGGGCGGTGCTCATCCCCGGCGCCAAAGCGCCGCACCTCGTCACCCGCGAGATGCTCGCGACCATGAAGCGCGGGAGCGTCATCGTCGACGTCGCCGTCGATCAGGGGGGGTGCATCGAGACGATCCGCCCGACCACCCACGACGAACCCACCTACGTGGTCGACGGGGTGGTTCACTACGGCGTCGCCAACATGCCGGGGGCGGTACCCAACACGAGCACGGTCGCGCTCTCCAACCAGACGCTGCCCTACACCCTCGCGCTCGCCGAAAAGGGCCTAGGGGCGCTTCACGAGGACCGCGCCCTGCTGCAGGGGCTCAACACCCACAAGGGGCAGCTGACCTACAAAGCCGTCGGGGAAGCGTTCGGCATCGCGACCGTGGCGCCGGAGACCGCGCTCGCCGAGGCGCCGCTGCTGGCCTGA
- a CDS encoding glycosyltransferase, whose product MLPLAAITLLLWVALSLDWFWGMRRVPHLRAHPQTRALPTLTVVVPALNEEATIRAGLTSVLEQDYPGLEVVALNDRSTDRTGEILEALRAQHPQLRVLHVSRLPEGWLGKNHALWRGAQVARGEWLLFTDADVQFAPGALRAAVAFAQDAGLDHLAALPRMVAKSPWLGSFVAVFTLLFGFYSGLWRVARPRSKRFVGIGAFNLLKRSVYGAIGGHRPIALRPDDDMMLGKLVKRAGFRQGVVLAPELMRVAWYGSVGEAIRGLRKNAFAGFAYSPAWLLLALAGLLVTHILPFAAVLMTSGLTRLLYALVLLNIALVYRYNARLCKLPAWYALLHPFGVAVLSYAALASMLRALRYGGITWRGTFYPLEQLKRNRV is encoded by the coding sequence GTGCTCCCGCTCGCCGCGATCACCCTGCTGCTGTGGGTCGCCCTGAGCCTCGACTGGTTCTGGGGCATGCGCCGCGTGCCGCACCTGCGCGCGCACCCCCAGACCCGGGCGCTCCCCACCCTGACGGTCGTCGTCCCCGCGCTCAACGAAGAGGCGACGATTCGCGCGGGGCTCACCTCGGTGCTCGAGCAAGACTATCCGGGGCTCGAGGTCGTCGCCCTCAACGACCGTTCAACCGACCGCACGGGGGAGATCTTAGAGGCGCTGCGCGCGCAGCACCCGCAGCTCCGGGTGCTCCACGTGTCGCGGCTCCCCGAAGGGTGGCTCGGTAAAAATCACGCCCTGTGGCGCGGGGCGCAGGTGGCGCGCGGCGAGTGGCTGCTTTTCACCGACGCCGACGTGCAGTTCGCGCCGGGGGCGCTGCGCGCGGCGGTGGCGTTCGCCCAGGACGCGGGCCTAGACCACCTCGCGGCGCTCCCACGGATGGTCGCGAAAAGCCCCTGGCTGGGGTCGTTCGTCGCCGTGTTCACGCTCCTGTTCGGTTTCTATAGCGGCCTCTGGCGGGTCGCGCGGCCGCGCTCAAAGCGTTTTGTCGGCATCGGCGCCTTTAACCTCCTCAAGCGCTCGGTGTATGGCGCCATCGGCGGGCACCGCCCCATCGCGCTGCGGCCCGATGACGACATGATGCTCGGCAAACTCGTCAAGCGCGCGGGCTTTCGCCAGGGGGTGGTGCTGGCCCCCGAGCTCATGCGGGTCGCGTGGTACGGGAGCGTAGGTGAGGCGATCCGCGGCCTGCGCAAAAACGCCTTCGCGGGTTTTGCGTACTCCCCCGCCTGGCTGCTGCTGGCGCTCGCGGGGCTCCTGGTGACCCACATCCTCCCCTTCGCCGCGGTGCTGATGACCTCGGGGCTGACGCGGCTGCTTTACGCGCTGGTCCTGCTCAACATCGCGCTCGTCTACCGCTACAACGCCCGCCTCTGCAAGCTGCCGGCGTGGTACGCCCTGCTGCACCCTTTTGGGGTCGCCGTGCTGAGCTACGCGGCGCTGGCGTCGATGCTGCGGGCGCTGCGCTACGGGGGGATCACCTGGCGCGGGACCTTTTACCCGCTCGAGCAGCTCAAGCGCAACCGGGTGTGA
- a CDS encoding peptidoglycan-binding domain-containing protein has translation MRVWGGVLITLVALLGGCADLRGGELGPQATWPTVRRGDAGRTVVTVQYLLRHHGGNLSVDGSFGSATESAVRSFQSARNLTVDGVVGPSTWGALITVVRRGDNNNAVRAVQDQLANRYGYALAVDGVFGPATEAAVKSFQASWGLAQDGVVGPSTWNALVTNVGGGTDRAGLAQRILASGNITLWPYSPVSSSSSDGADARSNIRDTASGGPARRSSYGTAPGGSVYLDPRMLSGMLRAAETYRFRVTSIAGGSHSATSRHYAGLAYDTDVINGVSVGARGRDAVVAGFMRLCRELGADEVLGPGDAGHWGHVHCAWPR, from the coding sequence GTGAGGGTGTGGGGAGGCGTCCTCATCACCCTCGTGGCGCTCCTGGGCGGGTGCGCCGACCTGCGTGGGGGGGAGCTCGGCCCCCAGGCGACCTGGCCGACGGTGCGGCGTGGCGACGCGGGCCGCACCGTGGTCACGGTGCAGTACCTGCTGCGTCACCACGGGGGCAACCTCAGCGTCGACGGCAGCTTCGGGAGCGCTACCGAGAGCGCCGTGAGGAGCTTTCAGAGCGCTCGCAACCTTACGGTGGACGGCGTCGTCGGGCCGAGCACGTGGGGCGCGCTCATCACCGTGGTGCGCCGCGGCGACAACAACAACGCCGTGCGGGCGGTGCAAGACCAGCTCGCCAACCGTTACGGCTACGCGCTCGCCGTCGACGGGGTCTTCGGGCCGGCGACCGAGGCTGCGGTCAAGAGCTTTCAAGCGTCATGGGGGCTGGCCCAAGACGGCGTGGTGGGGCCGAGCACGTGGAACGCCCTGGTGACCAACGTGGGCGGGGGGACGGACCGCGCCGGTCTCGCGCAGCGCATTTTAGCGAGCGGCAACATCACGCTGTGGCCCTACAGCCCGGTGAGCAGCAGCTCGAGCGACGGGGCGGACGCGCGCAGCAACATCCGTGACACCGCGAGCGGCGGCCCAGCGCGGCGCTCGTCGTACGGGACCGCGCCGGGCGGCAGCGTCTACTTGGACCCGCGGATGCTTAGCGGGATGCTGAGAGCGGCTGAGACCTACCGCTTCCGCGTGACCTCCATCGCCGGAGGGTCGCACTCGGCGACGTCGCGCCACTACGCGGGGCTGGCGTACGACACGGACGTCATCAACGGCGTCAGCGTCGGGGCGCGTGGGCGTGACGCGGTGGTCGCTGGGTTTATGCGGCTCTGCCGTGAGCTCGGCGCCGACGAGGTGTTGGGGCCGGGGGACGCGGGGCACTGGGGCCACGTGCACTGCGCCTGGCCGCGGTAG
- the rpmG gene encoding 50S ribosomal protein L33, with translation MASDVRIKLLLECTECKRRNYTTHKNRRNTQGKLELRKFCPWDRRHTTHREVKV, from the coding sequence ATGGCAAGCGATGTAAGGATCAAGCTGCTGCTCGAGTGCACCGAGTGCAAGCGCCGCAACTACACCACTCACAAAAACCGGCGCAACACGCAGGGCAAGCTCGAGCTGCGCAAGTTCTGCCCCTGGGATCGCCGGCACACCACGCACCGCGAAGTCAAGGTGTAA